From Anopheles darlingi chromosome 2, idAnoDarlMG_H_01, whole genome shotgun sequence, the proteins below share one genomic window:
- the LOC125948607 gene encoding serine/threonine-protein phosphatase PP1-beta catalytic subunit isoform X1 — translation MVDHVLDVDNLIQRLLEAHKLQQQQAQESRKKGKLKEIFSHDFMVRGCRPGKSVPMPEEEIRALCLKSREIFLQQPILLELEAPLKICGDIHGQYTDLLRLFEYGGFPPEANYLFLGDYVDRGKQSLETICLLLAYKIKYPENFFLLRGNHECASINRIYGFYDECKRRYNVKLWKTFTDCFNCLPIAAIIDEKIFCCHGGLSPDLNHMEQIKRIMRPTDVPDTGLLCDLLWSDPDKDVKGWGENDRGVSFTFGVDIVAKFLLVHELDLICRAHQVVEDGYEFFARRSLVTLFSAPNYCGEFDNAGGMMSVDANLMCSFQILKPSEKKAKYQYSGTNSQRPQTPQRNQNPTNKRK, via the exons ATGGTCGATCACGTGCTGGATGTGGACAACCTGATACAGCGGCTGCTAGAAG cacacaaactgcagcaacagcaagcacaGGAATCtcggaaaaagggcaaactgAAAGAAATCTTCTCGCACGACTTTATGG TCCGCGGATGTCGCCCTGGCAAGTCGGTTCCAATGCCTGAGGAGGAAATTCGAGCGCTGTGTTTAAAATCTCGTGAAATATTCCTACAGCAACCAATACTGCTGGAACTGGAGGCTCCACTCAAAATTTGCG GTGATATACATGGACAGTACACAGATTTGTTGCGGCTTTTCGAGTATGGCGGGTTTCCCCCGGAGGCCAACTACCTGTTTCTAGGTGATTACGTCGATCGAGGCAAACAGTCGCTGGAAACGATTTGTCTCCTGCTAGCCTACAAAATCAAATATccggaaaactttttcctgtTGCGCGGAAATCATGAATGTGCCAGTATTAATCGGATATATG GTTTCTATGACGAGTGTAAGCGACGGTACAATGTGAAGTTATGGAAGACGTTCACTGACTGTTTCAATTGCCTTCCTATTGCCGCCATTATTGATGAAAAAATTTTCTGCTGTCACGGCGGGCTTAGTCCGGATTTGAAC CATATGGAACAGATTAAACGTATTATGCGACCCACTGACGTACCAGATACGGGGCTGCTGTGCGATCTGTTGTGGAGCGACCCGGATAAGGACGTGAAGGGCTGGGGAGAAAACGATCGTGGCGTAAGCTTCACGTTTGGTGTGGATATCGTTGCAAAGTTTCTGCTCGTTCACGAGCTTGATCTGATCTGTCGTGCACATCAGGTTGTAGAGGATGGGTACGAGTTTTTCGCCCGCCGGTCATTGGTGACGCTTTTCTCAGCTCCCAACTACTGTGGCGAGTTTGATAACGCCGGTGGAATGATGTCGGTGGACGCAAATTTGATGTGTTCGTTTCAG ATTTTAAAGCCATCAGAAAAGAAGGCCAAGTATCAGTACAGTGGTACCAACAGTCAACGACCGCAGACGCCTCAGCGCAATCAGAATCCAACCAATAAACGGAAATAA
- the LOC125948607 gene encoding serine/threonine-protein phosphatase PP1-beta catalytic subunit isoform X2, whose protein sequence is MVDHVLDVDNLIQRLLEVRGCRPGKSVPMPEEEIRALCLKSREIFLQQPILLELEAPLKICGDIHGQYTDLLRLFEYGGFPPEANYLFLGDYVDRGKQSLETICLLLAYKIKYPENFFLLRGNHECASINRIYGFYDECKRRYNVKLWKTFTDCFNCLPIAAIIDEKIFCCHGGLSPDLNHMEQIKRIMRPTDVPDTGLLCDLLWSDPDKDVKGWGENDRGVSFTFGVDIVAKFLLVHELDLICRAHQVVEDGYEFFARRSLVTLFSAPNYCGEFDNAGGMMSVDANLMCSFQILKPSEKKAKYQYSGTNSQRPQTPQRNQNPTNKRK, encoded by the exons ATGGTCGATCACGTGCTGGATGTGGACAACCTGATACAGCGGCTGCTAGAAG TCCGCGGATGTCGCCCTGGCAAGTCGGTTCCAATGCCTGAGGAGGAAATTCGAGCGCTGTGTTTAAAATCTCGTGAAATATTCCTACAGCAACCAATACTGCTGGAACTGGAGGCTCCACTCAAAATTTGCG GTGATATACATGGACAGTACACAGATTTGTTGCGGCTTTTCGAGTATGGCGGGTTTCCCCCGGAGGCCAACTACCTGTTTCTAGGTGATTACGTCGATCGAGGCAAACAGTCGCTGGAAACGATTTGTCTCCTGCTAGCCTACAAAATCAAATATccggaaaactttttcctgtTGCGCGGAAATCATGAATGTGCCAGTATTAATCGGATATATG GTTTCTATGACGAGTGTAAGCGACGGTACAATGTGAAGTTATGGAAGACGTTCACTGACTGTTTCAATTGCCTTCCTATTGCCGCCATTATTGATGAAAAAATTTTCTGCTGTCACGGCGGGCTTAGTCCGGATTTGAAC CATATGGAACAGATTAAACGTATTATGCGACCCACTGACGTACCAGATACGGGGCTGCTGTGCGATCTGTTGTGGAGCGACCCGGATAAGGACGTGAAGGGCTGGGGAGAAAACGATCGTGGCGTAAGCTTCACGTTTGGTGTGGATATCGTTGCAAAGTTTCTGCTCGTTCACGAGCTTGATCTGATCTGTCGTGCACATCAGGTTGTAGAGGATGGGTACGAGTTTTTCGCCCGCCGGTCATTGGTGACGCTTTTCTCAGCTCCCAACTACTGTGGCGAGTTTGATAACGCCGGTGGAATGATGTCGGTGGACGCAAATTTGATGTGTTCGTTTCAG ATTTTAAAGCCATCAGAAAAGAAGGCCAAGTATCAGTACAGTGGTACCAACAGTCAACGACCGCAGACGCCTCAGCGCAATCAGAATCCAACCAATAAACGGAAATAA